The sequence TAGTCCTTCCGGATTTGCGAGGCTACGGTGATTCGAGCAAGCCAGGATACAGCGACGAGCACATTAACTATTCCTTTCATGCCATGGCTCTTGATCAGGTCGAAGTCATGCGACAACTTGGACACGAGCGCTTCCTCGTAGCCGGCCACGATCGCGGCGGACGAGTCGCCCATCGCCTTTGTTTGGACCACCCCAGCAGCGTCGAGAAGGTAGCCGTGCTCGATGTAGCGCCCACTCTGACAATGTACGAACAATCGACAAAAGAGTTTGCGACTAAGTATGTATGGTGGTTCCTTCAAATTCAACCTGCACCGATGCCCGAACACCTGATAGGCCTCGATCCTGCTTACTACCTCAGGGATCATCTTGCCGTTCAAGGCAAGACACCAGGTGCGATCTCGCCAGAGGTAATGGCGGAGTACATTCGCTGCTACTGCTGCCTTGGTACCATTCGCGCTGTATGCGAAGACTATCGCGCTGCAGCTGGACTGGACCTCGAACACGATCGTGAGGATGAGAGTAGGAACAAGTATATTCAAGCTCCCCTACTCGCTCTATGGGGGGCAAAAGGCACAGTCGGCCACCTTTGGGATGTCCTCGCAACGTGGAGAGCCAAAAGCAACAATACCGTCTCCGGCAAACCGCTCCCATGCGGTCATCTACTCCCGGAGGAAGATCCAGAGGGTGTGCTCGCTGAGTTTCGGGAGTTTTTTAAGTCATGACGCGAAGCCGACGTTGGACAGTCCATATCTTTGTTCTGCAATTGATTGCTTTACCTGCTTTCGCCCAGGCACCGCAGCCCTCAGGGGGCACCGACCGCAGCGTTTGGCTCAGCTATTTCGGAGACCAACCCATTACGAAACTATGGGCTGTCCACCTGGAAGGCTCTTATAGAAGAACTCTAGGGCTTTCCCAGTTCGAGCAGTTGGAACTGAGACCAGGCATCACTATGAATGAAAGCCCCTCGCAAGAGTCACTTGTCGCTTACACGTTTTTTCGAGCTCAGCCGACGGCGAATGGTTCTTTTGGCCCACCGCCAATCGTTGGGAAGCAGATAGAGAATCGGATTTTCGAGCAGCAACAGATGACCTACAGACTGTTTGATAAAGAAGATTCCGCTCCCCAACTGATTCAGCGTTTTAGGCTGGAGCAACGCTGGCAAGATACCGCAGTGGAAGGCAAGGGATACGAAGATAAGAGTTTTAGTCAACGAGCCCGTTACCGCTTGACTGTCAAGATCCCGCTCGGCCGTTCGGGGCTCCCTGAGCATTACTTCGTTGCTTATAACGAGGTTTACCTAAACGTTACCCGCAAGGCGTCGTCGTTGTTCAACAACGACGTCACGTATAGCGCTTTCGGTTCTCGGCTAGGAGAACATTGGGCGGTTGAGGTCGGCTATCAGTTTCGCCAGAGTCCTGCAGCTAACGGAGTCACTGGACCGCAAGACCACTCATTGCAGGTGTATCTGCTATCCACTGCCCCCTTCCGACGCATACGTAAGGGATCTGACTAGATCTGCCGCGTAGAGTCGAGCTAAACAGACCGTACGTATGGATACATTCCCGCGATTTTGTGCACGCGCACCGCTGCGGAGAGGAGTGAGATAGATGGAGAAAATTGTCTAAGCTGTCCCAATGACGCTGTGCGTTGATTCGCAGCGTCTTTATTTGAACTTCGAAAGAGCAACCTCAATTGTTTCTACTTGTACCTGACAAGGAGTGAACTTATGGCGACTGGACAAACAGAGAGCGGCGCATCGCAACGGGGCCCATTATTCCGCATGAGCCATGCAGTTGGCTCAGCCACGATCCTGGCGATTGCCTGTCTGCTCAGTTATTGGTTAATTACAACTGTCCTGACTCGCGAATACAGCGTTTCAAGAGATGATGATTTGCTTGGTGGCATGTGGGCGGTGGTTGCCACCATCTTTGTGTACCGCAGTAGCTACCAGAAGATGGCTCGCGCCGTTGTGTCGCGTACAGTTGCAACGCTGGTAAGTTTTGCCGCCTGTCTCGGATACCTGCTTTTCTTCCCGTTTCACATCGTAGGAATGGTCGCATTGATCGGGATAATTGCAATCATTTTGGCGCTGGTTCGCCGATCCGAGGACATCGTCATGGCGGCCATTACAACAGCTGTCATCTTGGTCATCGCCGACTTTAGTCCGCAGAATGCCTGGATACAGCCCATTTTGCGTCTCGTCGACACCGCTGCAGGGATTTTGGTCGGCATCGCAGCCTCATGGATCAGCCTAGGCTTGGGTCTGAGTTCGAGCCTGGAGCACAATGGCGAGTGAGAATTGCCCCAGTAACAAAGGAGGATAGCTGTTTCGGGGACTGACGAAGATCGAAGCTTCTTCAGCATGACCATGCGCCAGGAGTTCCCTTTACAGACACAGCTGGCTGGAGCAAACGCATCACTAGCGGGAAGGGAGAAATGCTCATGAAGAAATTCCATATTGCTTGCTTGCCAGCAGACGGAATTGGACCTGAAGTGATTACTTCCAGCCGTCAGATTCTCGAGAAGCTCACGCAGCTTGATGGTGGCATCGCTTTCAACTTTCAATACTTTGACTGGAGCACCACCCGCTACCAGGAAAAAGGCGCCTTGATGCCCGAAGATGGCCTGCAACAACTGGAGCAGGGAGGCTTTGACGGCATTCTGTTAGGGCCGGTTGGAAGCCCTCATGTTCCCGACCACATCACGCTCTGGGGTTTATTGCTTCCAATCCGCCAAGGACTCGACCAATATATCAATCTCCGTCCCTTACGACTGCTCGAAGGAATCGATACCCCCCCTTCGAAATCAGGGATCGCACTTTCTCGATATGGTCTGTGTCCGAGAAAACTCCGAAGGAGAGTATGCCGGCGCTGGCGGACGTGTCCACATTCATAAGCAGGAAGAGGTCGCCATCCAGTCGATAGTATTCACGCGCAGCATCACTGAACGGCTGATGCGATTCGCCTTCGACTGGGCGGTAAAGCACGATAGAAAACGGGTGACGAGTATAACGAAATCGAACAGCATGCAGCACAATATGGTCTTCTGAGACGATGTCTTTACGCAGATCTCAGGCGAATACCCAAGTATTACTTCAGATAAGCAGCTGGTTGACTCGATGACCGTACGAATGGTCAGCCAGCCGGAAACGCTGGATGTTTTTGTGACCTCAAATCTGTTCGGAGACATTCTGTCAGATCTTGGTGCGGCGATCACTGGAAGTCTCGGCCTGGCGCCAAGCGCGAACCTCAATCCGGAACGCCGTTACCCAAGCCTTTTTCAGGCGATTCATGGGTCTGCATTCGAGTTGGCGGGAAAAAATCAGGCGAACCCGATCGGCAGTATCTGGTCGGCGCAGATGATGCTGGAGTTCCTTGGAGAGAGAGAACTCGCGGCTCTCCTGATGCATGCGATCGAGACAGTGCTAAGGAAGCGAGAGGTCAGGACTCGTGACCTTGGCGGAAACAACTCGACCACTGAGATGACGGATGCTATCTGTGATGCGTTGGAGGTTGGATCGAAGAGCTCGGAAGCGTAATGGAGTAGACGGTGCTCGCGGGTAGAACGCGATGGAGAGGCGGACTTTCGGAAAGATAGTGTTACGGGACTTGGATCTTCTTTACCTCGTTCTTCGAATATTGTTACTTGCGCCCAACGACATCGCGCTTCTCATCCAACGGAAGAGACGACAGCCCAATTCTTCCAACACCGATACTGCGGAATTCAATGCCTTAGACGATCCCAACAGCCGAAGCATCCAGTCCCAGGCTCTGTGCGATAGACAGGAAAGTCAGGTTGCGTTGTAGCTCCAAATAAAGGTCAGCGTTCTCCGGCGATATCGGCAATTGCAGGTTCATAGCGAGCACAGCAACCGATCTCCCTCACACATCCCGCTTGCAGGATGCGCTGACTAGTTCCTCCTTCTCTGTTTTATCAAGTTCAGCTCGGATGAAAAACGCACGGATGTGACAAAAAGTTCGCTGAAATTCACTGATTTATAGAACTCATCACGATAATAAAAAACTACAAATATCCCAATCGCCAACCTTAGGCTCTAATCTCTAGTGAAAGGCAAAGGAGCACCCGAATGAGCGAACACACACTGCAGCAGAGAACGTCCTGGACGACCAGGCGTGATGAGAAGGCGCGGCGGATGCGAGCCCTGCAAGCCTGGATGAGCGGTCCAATCCTGCCTCGAGAGAAGACCGTCGACGCCCTTGAGTCTGTCATTGTGAGTGGCGATCGCATCGTGATGGAGGGAGATAATCAGAAGCAAGCGGACTTCCTCTCGCGCTCTCTAGTCAAGGTTGATGCGATGAAGATTCACGATCTACATCTCATCATCTCCAGCATTAGCCGCCCTGAGCATCTCACACTCTTCGAACTAGGTATCGCCAAGAAGGTGGACTTCGCATTCGCAGGTCCCCAGAGCCTTCGGGTCGCGCAACTTCTCGAAGATGGTGTGCTTGAGATCGGGGCTATTCACACCTATGTCGAGCTATACGCGCGGTTGCTGGTCGACCTCGTTCCGAATGTGGTTCTAGTGTGCGCCGAACAGGCCGACCAAGGGGGCAATCTCTTTACGGGGCCGAACACCGAGGATACACCGGTCATTGTTGAGGCCGCCGCGTTTCACGATGCGATCGTGATCGTACAGGTCAACAAGATCGTCGATAAACTTCCTCGGGTAGATATCCCGGCATCCTGGGTCGACATTGTGATTGAGGCGGATAAACCATTCGCTGTAGAGCCTCTCTTCACACGTGACCCGCGGCACATCAACGATCTCCAAATCCTCACTGGAATGATGGTCATTCGCGGCATCTACGAGATGCACCTGGTTCAGTCGTTGAACCATGGTATTGGTTTTGATACAGCAGCCATTGAGCTTCTCCTTCCCACCTACGCTGAGTCGTTGGGGCTACGCGGGAAGATCTGCAAGTACTGGGCTCTCAACCCGCATCCGACTCTAATTCCGGCCATCGAGAGTGGCTGGGTGGAGAGCGTGCACTCTTTCGGTAGCGAAGTTGGAATGGATGAATACATTCGGGCTCGTCCTGACATCTTCTTCACCGGCCGCGACGGTAGCCTTCGCTCTAACCGTGTTCTTTGCCAACTGGCAGGACAGTACGCGGTGGATGCATTTATCGGAGCGACCCTTCAGATGGACGGAGATGCTAACTCTTCCACAGTAACGACTGGACGCCTGGCTGGTTTCGGCGGAGCGCCGAACATGGGAAGTGACCCCCATGGACGGAGGCACTCTAGCGCTACGTGGCTCGATCTCAAAACAGATCCTAGTCCGACAGCTCGAGGACGTAAGCTCGTGGTTCAGACGCTGGAAACCTTCGCCAGTGGTGGGGTTCCTGCCTTCGTTGAAACACTGGACGCGGTCGAGGTCGGGAAGCAGGCCGGAATGCCCATTGCGCCAATCATGATTTACGGGGACGACGTGAGTCACGTCGTGACGGAAGAAGGAATCGCCTATTTGTATAAGACCGAGGGTATCGAAGAGCGCCGCCGCGCACTGGCGGCAGTCGCGGGCGTAAGCCCTGTCGGCCTGAAAGCAAAACCTGAAGAAACCGCTGAACTCCGGCGCAAGGGAATCGTAGCGTATCCCGAAGACATCGGGGTTCATCGCCTTCAGGCCAACCGTTCTCTGCTTGCCGCGCGAAGTATGGAAGACCTGGTTGCGTGGTCCGGCGGCCTCTACCAAGCTCCCGCGAAGTTCAGGAACTGGTAATGGCAAACATGATTCCAATGACGAAAGCGGCCGCCCCGTTTCACCCCCTGCTGGATACGGATCAGTTGGCAGAGTTGGCCCTTCAAGCGCTGGTCGCTGAAGCGGAGCTAACCCCAAAGCCGGGTCTGGTGGACCGGCGAGGATCTGGCGCGCATTCGGATTTGTCGCTGGACATCATGCGACGATCCGCGTCGGCCATCGCCCCGTACTTCACAGCCATGGCTGCCGCATCGTGCAACGCTCGGATGGATCAGTCATTGCGAGCAAAGGTCGCTGCCATCGGACGGGAAGCAGAGGCTGCGATGTTGCGAGAAACCGGGGGTAGTAATGCTCACAAAGGCGCTATCTGGGTGTTAGGGCTCCTAGTCACGGCTACGGCACAGAGTGGCAGTCTCCATCCTGGAGCCATCGCGAAAGACGCGGGTCTGCTCGCCCAACTTCCTGACTACGCGCGCCCTCAACTTGTATCCCACGGCGATCTGGTTCGGAGCCGGTATGGAGCAAAAGGGGCTCGGGGAGAGGCATGTGCCGGCTTCCCCCACGTAGTAAAGGTTGGTCTTCCTGCCCTTCGCGCTGCTCGCGAGTGCGGACTATCGGAGACAAACAGTAGGCTCTCATCGCTCCTTGCCATCATGGCGAGTTTAGAAGACACATGTGTTCTCTATCGTGGCGGAGACGAGGGGCTGCAGACGGTAAAACACGGTGCGAGAGAGGTGCTCGCTTCAGGAGGGCCTGGCTGTGCGGCCGGAGACGAGATGCTGCGTCGCTTCAGTCGCGCACTTTTTGCCAGAAACATCTCGCCGGGAGGAAGCGCGGATCTGCTCGCCGCTACTCTCTTTCTGGACGCAATTGAACGACGTCTGTACGACGTGGAAAGGGACAACAGTCTTTTGGAGGAATCATATGGAACAGATTGAGTTCGATTATCCGACGGCGAACCGTCGCATCACGAAGAAGGCTCATGTCGGCGTAGTGGGGTCTGGAGATATGGAAGTCCTCATGGAGCCGGCCGACGGGGACGGGGCACACGTCACGATCACTACTAGCGTGAATGGCTTTCAGGACTCGTGGAAGGCCGTCTTTGATCGCTTCTTCTCGAAGTTCAATGGAGCCATAAAAATCCAGATCAACGACGCAGGCGCAACCCCAGGAAGCGTGCTGTTGCGGTTGGAACAAGCAGTGGAGGCGATTGAGCAGTGAGCACAGCAGAGAACTTTCCCGCGTTCGTAAATCGCAAGAGCTTTATCGAGCTTGATGGCAGGGCGCGTGCCCGAAGCCTGTTTGACGAAGGAACGGCAAAGGAGTTGGTCGGCCCATTTGATCGAGTCCAATCTCCTTGGCTTCCAATACAGGGCGTCGCTCCACAAGCCGACGATGGCTGCATCGTGATTAAAGGCAAGATCGGCGGCCTTCCAGCAGTCGTTGTCTCGCTTGAAGGAGCGTTTCAGGGAGGCAGCATTGGTGAGGTGTCGGGCGCCAAGATGACAGCGGCTCTGGATCTTGCAACGAAAGACTCGGAAACCGGAACAAAGACTGCCGCCGTCCTCCTCCTTGAAACAGGTGGAGTTCGACTTCAGGAAGCGAATCTTGGGCTCGCTGCGATAGCCGAGGTAATTTCGTCGATTCTCGCCTTGCGCCGGCACGCCCCAGTGATCACCGTTGTAGCCGGCACCGTTGGCTGTTTCGGCGGCATGTCCCTTGCAGCTGGTGTGTCAAGCTACGTCATCATGACCAAAGAGGCTCGCCTTGGACTCAATGGTCCTGAAGTCATCGAACAAGAGTCTGGCATCGATGAGTTCGATGCATCTGATCGCGCTCTGATCTGGGCAATTCACGGCGGCGAACAGCGAGTCGGTATCGGAGAGGCAGATGAGCTCGTTGAAGACGACGCAGGGAGGATTGCGTCCGCGATTCGTAGTTATGTTCAGGCCGGTCCCCCGTCCGAGTATAGAAGCGAACAGGTCAAACTCAACCGCGATCGTATCGCTACGCTGGATATGTCCAAACAGATCGATCCGATTAGTCTGCGAAAAAAATGGAACGGCAATGACACCACGGGAGGTGCGCGATGAGCGAGCACGTAGGGTTACGCGGAAGAGCTTGGTTTCAGGCTTTGACCGGAAAGAATGAGCCGTTGGCAGGCGATCCAGGCTCTGTGCTCGCCTCGAATAGCTTACTTGGCAACGAGACCAGCCTGTTTCTGTGCGTTGTGCCGAACACTGAAAGCCGATTCCCCTGTGTGCGGGACGGACAAGTCGGTTTGGAAGAGGCTTACACGCTGGCCATACGAGTACGTGAAGTGATGGCCGAAGATCGTGACAAACCTAAGTCAAAAAAGCGGCCGATAATTGCGCTAGTCGACGTCAAGAGCCAAGCATACGGTCGCCGCGAAGAGACGGCAGGAATATTCCTGGCAGCAGCGACCTCAGCAGATGCCTATGCCTCCGCGAGAATGGCAGGTCATCCGGTAATCAGCCTAGTTGCAGGGCACGCGTTCTCTGGGGGGTTCCTGACTCACGGCTATCAAGCGAACCGTATTCTCGCCTTCGACGATGCAGGAATCGTCATTCATGCCATGCACAAAGAAGCAGCAGCAAGAATTACGCGGCGGTCCGTGGAGGAACTCGAGCGGCTCGGCCATGAGATTGCTCCCATGTCGTATGACGTCAAGGACTATGCAAAACTTGGCTTGCTCTACAAACTGCTCCATGTCGAGAATCCTCTGCAGCCTACCGCATCCGAAGTCGAAATCGTGAAGCAGGGCCTGATTGGGGCGGTTCAGGACGCGCGATCTGGATTAACCGACCTCAGTAATCGTTTAGAATCCGACGCCGCAAAACAGACACGTAAAGCCAGTATTGCGGTCCGCGCAATGCTCGAAGCGCAGTGGAAGAAGTCCTAAGGAGCCGCAGTGATCACTGTTCTTCTTGATGCGCTCGTACCGATCTTCGTCGGTCTGCTGTTGGGGTATATCGCAGGCCGGCGAGGCGTCATGGATAACGTGAATGTCCGAAACCTAATAGTGCTTGTCATGAACTTCACGATCCCCTGCGCCCTGTTTTCAACCATCATCCGAACCTCGCGAGAAGACCTCGAGCAACAAATTCCAACGGCTCTGATGATCGCACTTGTATTCACTGTGCTCTATGCCACCGGTTATATATGGGCACGGCGATCGCTCAAGATGTCGATCTCCGACGCTTCGGTGTTGGCTCTTACGATTGGATTTCCAAACTCCGCCGCTATTGCGCTGCCTTTGTTCGCCACATCGTTTGGCCCTGCGTCCACTATCACGGCAGCAATGTCCATTGCAGTGGGCTCTATTACCATCTCCCCACTTACAGTGGCGCTTCTCGAAGCAGATAAGCAATCACACGGAACCGGAATCAGTATTCGAAATGTGCTTCATAGTTTTGTTCGGGCTCTCGCCCGGCCAGTAGTATGGGCTCCAGCACTTGCGCTGATTGGCGCCTACTTCGGTGTACATCTACCCAGCTACGCTAACGACACCCTCATAACCCTGGGAAGTGCGGCAACAGCTTCTTCGCTGATCCTCACGGGAGTAGTTGTCTCAGCACAGCGATTTCGATTCGACCAGAGTGTATTTTGGGCGACCATCACCATCCTGTTATTCCAACCGATCTTCGCTCTTAGTATGACTCTCCTCTTCCATATGAGCCGCGATCATGTTCGAGACATCACGATCATTAGTGCAATTCCAGGCGGCTTCTTCGGGCTCGTTTTCGGTAAAAGCTTTGACGCAACACCTGAAGCGGCCAGTTCAGGACTGATCGCCTCCTACGGCGCTGGATGGCTTTCGCTAGCACTATGGATGCTGGTAATGACGAAGTACTTTTGAGGTTTTATGGTTGGCGCTATCTATGATGTACCGCGAGTACATGATCTCCTCTACCTGAGATCAGAAACGATTCATCCAGCATGTATGACTGAGCTTCCGTGGGTGCAGATGGCGATGAGGCGCATCCCGTGGGTCGTTGTGCGGCGGGTGAACGCGCCAGCCAGCAAGATTGCGGTCGGAATTCGAGGAACTAACAGGAATCAGCGTTGGGGAGGTTTGGTGGAAATGACAGATGTGGTCTTGATTAAACAACCTCTCCAACTGCGCACCTCCCTCGCACATGACTCACGCAAGGCCATTCCAGCGCTCAAGACCCTTGCGTTAGTTGAGGAGGAATTCGCGGACCTCGATTTGAACTGGGGACCAGTCGGAAGTGTCGGTTTTGAACTTGCTACCGGCGATTGCGTGACTACCGAATCAAGTGACCTAGACCTTGCGCTATTCGCTTCGCAGAGAATAGCCCATGCTATCGCTCACGATCTATGGAGCACCTTGAGCTCGTTGCCAGCGAAGGTCGATGTGCGTGTCGAAACTCCATGTTGTGGATTTTCGCTTGAGGAGTACGCTCTTCGACGATCCGCAAAGATTATGATTCGCACTCCCGATGGGCGACATCTCGTTGAGGATCCTTGGGACGTGGCAGGTGAAGGTGGCTTGAAATGAATACAGGCTTACTCTTTCCAGGACAGGGTTCGCAAAGACCACAGATGCTTCACGATCTCGTCCAGCATCCAGCCGTTGATGAAACATTAGCCGAAATAAGTGAGGCCCTGGGGATCGACGCCCGGACTTTAGATTCCGCGGACGCTCTGCGCTCACCCGTTTCAGTTCAACTCGCTCTTTTTGCGGTAGGTGTGTCTACTGCGCGAGCCCTGCAGCGGAGCGGTGTGCGACCATTCGCGGTAGCAGGGCTTTCAATTGGTGCCTTCTCAGCAGCCGTCGTAGCTGAAGCGATTGAACTCTCAGATGCAATACGGCTAGTGCGCTCGCGAGCCGAACAGATGGAGCATATGTACCCTACCGGGTATGGGTTGGCGGCCATAGTGGGGCTTAGCGAGGCGCATGTAAACAGGTTGGTTATATCGGTAAACACGACGGAGCATCCCGTGTTTGTTGGGAACATCAATGCTCCGCTACAGATTGTAATTGCCGGTTCCATTGAAGGGATGAAAGCGGTGTTAGCGAAGGCCCTACTGCAAGGGGCGAGGAAGGCAGAGCTGCTCGATGTGCCCGTACCATCCCACTGCCCGCTCTTACAGCCCATTGCAGACTCGCTTCGAAAACAGTTGGAAGCAATTTCGGTTCAAGATCCAAAGGTCATTTATATCAGTAACGTGAACGCACGAGCTGTGCGCACTGCGAAGGGCATAGCAAAAGACCTGGCCGACAACATCGCCCACGGAGTGCGTTGGCACGATGCTACAAGCATCGCGCAGGAACTCGGTTGCGAGCTACTTCTCCAGTTACCTCCCGGCCACACCTTGAGGGACTTGGCACAGGAGAATCTCTCGAATATCAAAGCCAATGTGATCACGCCGGACAACTTCGACAAGCTACTGCATCTTGTCCTGAGTTAATTCAACATTTTAGGTTTCGAGAGACGAGCGAGATTAGCGGCAAGGACTTGAACATCAAAACACAATTCCGATTCGCAAGAATATTCCCAGTCGATCTAGGACTCATACTTTACACCGGCGCGCTACCCTTACTTGCGCAAAGCGGGGACTGGGACAACTGGGGCTCCTCTTCTATGCAGTCGCATCTAGGTGATCTTGAAAGGTCTCGGTCGAACTGCGGGATCATTGTGACATCAAAAGACGTAAGTCGTTGCATCGGAGCGACACGCACTGCAGTTCCAATCCCTCGTGTTCTTAACGGCCATATTTATGGCTTAACTGAGTTGATCGACATCGCAGAAACTTCAAGTCCCGAGGGATGGATCGCGTGGATTGAAGCTAAACGTTCTTTGGAAAGGGTCGGTGTCGATGAGGCTCTTTATCTCCCTCTTCTTACGTTCGCAGCACAAGGACGCGACACACGTCTTATCTTCCCATTTCCGATGCCGATTGCCCCGCGCGAATATGTCACCGTAGAGGAGCCTCTCGCGCAGGCTCAACTGGAACTGCAGTATTCCCTTCTCGATTTCAGCCGCAAATCGCGGCATGAAGGCAGTAAGGCGTTAGAAATTGCACCGACTCTGCAGTTGTCGCGAGTCCATCAGACGATCGCCTACAACACCGCGATTGAGTTTTATCGCGTGCAGCAGGCATCTGGGCAACTTGACGCGGCTATGACAACAGGCGCAATTAGACAAAAACAACTGTACCGCCTAGCGGGCGCACTTCTGGGAGGTGTACTTGGCATTGCCACGGTCTCATTGCTGTACCCCAACATGGATTCCATCTCTTCTTTGATCATAGTCGTCGCCGCAGTCTCATTTCTCTCAGGATGGGTCTTACGGAGTCCACGAATGAGTTATGTCGTCGTACAGATTGGGTTTGGCTTCTTTTTGACGGCATTGCTCGGCTTCAGTTCCACCTCAAATATATCGCCCGCGCGAGATCGCGTGATCGGTGTCGCGCTCGGTATTTTGGTCATGTGGTTCATCTTTGATCAACTTTGGCTTTCTCGTACAAGCGACGTGTTATGCCAATGCCTGGTAATCATTAATAGCG is a genomic window of Acidicapsa acidisoli containing:
- a CDS encoding triphosphoribosyl-dephospho-CoA synthase — its product is MANMIPMTKAAAPFHPLLDTDQLAELALQALVAEAELTPKPGLVDRRGSGAHSDLSLDIMRRSASAIAPYFTAMAAASCNARMDQSLRAKVAAIGREAEAAMLRETGGSNAHKGAIWVLGLLVTATAQSGSLHPGAIAKDAGLLAQLPDYARPQLVSHGDLVRSRYGAKGARGEACAGFPHVVKVGLPALRAARECGLSETNSRLSSLLAIMASLEDTCVLYRGGDEGLQTVKHGAREVLASGGPGCAAGDEMLRRFSRALFARNISPGGSADLLAATLFLDAIERRLYDVERDNSLLEESYGTD
- the mdcE gene encoding biotin-independent malonate decarboxylase subunit gamma, which codes for MSEHVGLRGRAWFQALTGKNEPLAGDPGSVLASNSLLGNETSLFLCVVPNTESRFPCVRDGQVGLEEAYTLAIRVREVMAEDRDKPKSKKRPIIALVDVKSQAYGRREETAGIFLAAATSADAYASARMAGHPVISLVAGHAFSGGFLTHGYQANRILAFDDAGIVIHAMHKEAAARITRRSVEELERLGHEIAPMSYDVKDYAKLGLLYKLLHVENPLQPTASEVEIVKQGLIGAVQDARSGLTDLSNRLESDAAKQTRKASIAVRAMLEAQWKKS
- a CDS encoding malonate decarboxylase subunit delta, coding for MEQIEFDYPTANRRITKKAHVGVVGSGDMEVLMEPADGDGAHVTITTSVNGFQDSWKAVFDRFFSKFNGAIKIQINDAGATPGSVLLRLEQAVEAIEQ
- a CDS encoding FUSC family protein, with protein sequence MATGQTESGASQRGPLFRMSHAVGSATILAIACLLSYWLITTVLTREYSVSRDDDLLGGMWAVVATIFVYRSSYQKMARAVVSRTVATLVSFAACLGYLLFFPFHIVGMVALIGIIAIILALVRRSEDIVMAAITTAVILVIADFSPQNAWIQPILRLVDTAAGILVGIAASWISLGLGLSSSLEHNGE
- the mdcA gene encoding malonate decarboxylase subunit alpha → MSEHTLQQRTSWTTRRDEKARRMRALQAWMSGPILPREKTVDALESVIVSGDRIVMEGDNQKQADFLSRSLVKVDAMKIHDLHLIISSISRPEHLTLFELGIAKKVDFAFAGPQSLRVAQLLEDGVLEIGAIHTYVELYARLLVDLVPNVVLVCAEQADQGGNLFTGPNTEDTPVIVEAAAFHDAIVIVQVNKIVDKLPRVDIPASWVDIVIEADKPFAVEPLFTRDPRHINDLQILTGMMVIRGIYEMHLVQSLNHGIGFDTAAIELLLPTYAESLGLRGKICKYWALNPHPTLIPAIESGWVESVHSFGSEVGMDEYIRARPDIFFTGRDGSLRSNRVLCQLAGQYAVDAFIGATLQMDGDANSSTVTTGRLAGFGGAPNMGSDPHGRRHSSATWLDLKTDPSPTARGRKLVVQTLETFASGGVPAFVETLDAVEVGKQAGMPIAPIMIYGDDVSHVVTEEGIAYLYKTEGIEERRRALAAVAGVSPVGLKAKPEETAELRRKGIVAYPEDIGVHRLQANRSLLAARSMEDLVAWSGGLYQAPAKFRNW
- a CDS encoding malonate decarboxylase holo-ACP synthase; the encoded protein is MVGAIYDVPRVHDLLYLRSETIHPACMTELPWVQMAMRRIPWVVVRRVNAPASKIAVGIRGTNRNQRWGGLVEMTDVVLIKQPLQLRTSLAHDSRKAIPALKTLALVEEEFADLDLNWGPVGSVGFELATGDCVTTESSDLDLALFASQRIAHAIAHDLWSTLSSLPAKVDVRVETPCCGFSLEEYALRRSAKIMIRTPDGRHLVEDPWDVAGEGGLK
- a CDS encoding alpha/beta fold hydrolase, with the translated sequence MNRRVFTSSGLAAAFAAMIPNAADAQSKSAPSPSDLAQELPSAQPVPGVCASLSELPEPPSAATSQKLLPGFQARRIRTSGAEINVLTKGNGRPLLLIHGHPETHLTWHKIAPALADEYTVVLPDLRGYGDSSKPGYSDEHINYSFHAMALDQVEVMRQLGHERFLVAGHDRGGRVAHRLCLDHPSSVEKVAVLDVAPTLTMYEQSTKEFATKYVWWFLQIQPAPMPEHLIGLDPAYYLRDHLAVQGKTPGAISPEVMAEYIRCYCCLGTIRAVCEDYRAAAGLDLEHDREDESRNKYIQAPLLALWGAKGTVGHLWDVLATWRAKSNNTVSGKPLPCGHLLPEEDPEGVLAEFREFFKS
- a CDS encoding AEC family transporter, encoding MITVLLDALVPIFVGLLLGYIAGRRGVMDNVNVRNLIVLVMNFTIPCALFSTIIRTSREDLEQQIPTALMIALVFTVLYATGYIWARRSLKMSISDASVLALTIGFPNSAAIALPLFATSFGPASTITAAMSIAVGSITISPLTVALLEADKQSHGTGISIRNVLHSFVRALARPVVWAPALALIGAYFGVHLPSYANDTLITLGSAATASSLILTGVVVSAQRFRFDQSVFWATITILLFQPIFALSMTLLFHMSRDHVRDITIISAIPGGFFGLVFGKSFDATPEAASSGLIASYGAGWLSLALWMLVMTKYF
- a CDS encoding isocitrate/isopropylmalate family dehydrogenase, coding for MLMKKFHIACLPADGIGPEVITSSRQILEKLTQLDGGIAFNFQYFDWSTTRYQEKGALMPEDGLQQLEQGGFDGILLGPVGSPHVPDHITLWGLLLPIRQGLDQYINLRPLRLLEGIDTPPSKSGIALSRYGLCPRKLRRRVCRRWRTCPHS
- a CDS encoding DUF2490 domain-containing protein, whose translation is MTRSRRWTVHIFVLQLIALPAFAQAPQPSGGTDRSVWLSYFGDQPITKLWAVHLEGSYRRTLGLSQFEQLELRPGITMNESPSQESLVAYTFFRAQPTANGSFGPPPIVGKQIENRIFEQQQMTYRLFDKEDSAPQLIQRFRLEQRWQDTAVEGKGYEDKSFSQRARYRLTVKIPLGRSGLPEHYFVAYNEVYLNVTRKASSLFNNDVTYSAFGSRLGEHWAVEVGYQFRQSPAANGVTGPQDHSLQVYLLSTAPFRRIRKGSD
- a CDS encoding biotin-independent malonate decarboxylase subunit beta codes for the protein MSTAENFPAFVNRKSFIELDGRARARSLFDEGTAKELVGPFDRVQSPWLPIQGVAPQADDGCIVIKGKIGGLPAVVVSLEGAFQGGSIGEVSGAKMTAALDLATKDSETGTKTAAVLLLETGGVRLQEANLGLAAIAEVISSILALRRHAPVITVVAGTVGCFGGMSLAAGVSSYVIMTKEARLGLNGPEVIEQESGIDEFDASDRALIWAIHGGEQRVGIGEADELVEDDAGRIASAIRSYVQAGPPSEYRSEQVKLNRDRIATLDMSKQIDPISLRKKWNGNDTTGGAR